A window of Massilia sp. NR 4-1 genomic DNA:
CCCTACAATTCCACTCTTGCGGCACCGGTTTCCGGCCTGCCGGTAAACGTAGTTCAAATAACAATAAGCCATATGGACCGGGCCGTTCGCGCGCACCGGTCATGGCAGCAGTTTTGTGTGGAGTGATCATGGCTTTCTTGCAAGGCAAAAAAATTCTCATCACGGGCGTTCTGTCCAACCGTTCCATCGCTTACGGCATTGCCCAAGCCTGTCACCGCGAGGGTGCGGAACTTGCCTTCACCTATGTCGGCGAACGCTTCAAGGAGCGCATCACCGAATTCGCCGCCGAATTCGGCAGCACGCTGGTCTTCGACTGCGACGTCAGCAGCGATGAGCAGATCGCTGCGCTGTTCGCCGATCTGGGCCGGCAATGGGAGCATCTGGACGGCTTCGTGCACGCCATCGGCTTCGCCCCGCGCGAGGCGATCGCCGGCGAATTCCTCGATGGCCTAACGCGCGAGAACTTCCGCATCGCCCACGATATTTCGGCCTACAGCTTCCCGGCCATGGCCAAGGCCGCGCTGCCGCTGCTACGTCCCGGCGCCTCGCTGCTCACCTTGTCCTACCTGGGTGCGATGCGCGCCATCCCCTTCTACAACACCATGGGCCTGGCGAAAGCCTCGCTGGAGGCCTCGGTGCGCTACCTGGCCGAGAACCTGGGCCAGCATGGCATCCGCTCCAACGGCATCTCGGCCGGCCCGATCAAGACCCTGGCCGCCAGCGGCATCAAGGACTTCAGCAAGCTGCTGGGC
This region includes:
- the fabI gene encoding enoyl-ACP reductase FabI, with the protein product MAFLQGKKILITGVLSNRSIAYGIAQACHREGAELAFTYVGERFKERITEFAAEFGSTLVFDCDVSSDEQIAALFADLGRQWEHLDGFVHAIGFAPREAIAGEFLDGLTRENFRIAHDISAYSFPAMAKAALPLLRPGASLLTLSYLGAMRAIPFYNTMGLAKASLEASVRYLAENLGQHGIRSNGISAGPIKTLAASGIKDFSKLLGFASSHAPLRRNVTIEEVGNTAAFLLSDLSSGITGDIIYVDGGFSHVMGLNASDYQ